From Denitrovibrio acetiphilus DSM 12809, the proteins below share one genomic window:
- a CDS encoding 50S ribosomal protein L23, with amino-acid sequence MITIYDVIKKPIITEKAVEAKETLNQVTFAVDPRATKLQIKQAVQKLFDVKVKDVRTMNTKGKEKRFGRTTGKRNDTKKAIVVLADGETLEFV; translated from the coding sequence ATGATAACTATCTATGATGTTATTAAAAAGCCTATTATCACAGAGAAAGCTGTTGAGGCTAAAGAGACCCTTAATCAAGTAACCTTCGCTGTTGATCCGAGAGCTACAAAGCTTCAGATCAAACAGGCAGTACAAAAACTGTTTGATGTTAAGGTGAAAGATGTCAGAACTATGAACACCAAAGGTAAAGAGAAACGTTTCGGACGCACAACAGGCAAAAGAAACGATACTAAAAAAGCAATTGTTGTTCTGGCTGATGGCGAAACACTGGAGTTTGTATAA
- the rpsG gene encoding 30S ribosomal protein S7 translates to MARRRVAKKREVLGDPVYSDTLVTKFINSLMYDGKKSVAERVFYKTLDTIKERTGKEGIEVFRQAVENVKPALEVKSRRVGGATYQVPIEVRSVRKQALSIRWLIAAARGKKERTMVDRLSGELMDAAEGKGIAFKKKEDTHKMAEANRAFAHFRW, encoded by the coding sequence ATGGCAAGGAGAAGAGTAGCTAAAAAACGTGAGGTCCTCGGCGACCCCGTTTACAGCGACACTCTGGTGACAAAGTTTATCAACAGTCTGATGTATGATGGTAAAAAATCTGTCGCTGAGAGAGTATTCTACAAGACGCTCGATACAATCAAAGAGCGTACCGGTAAGGAAGGTATTGAAGTCTTCCGCCAGGCTGTTGAGAATGTGAAACCGGCACTTGAGGTTAAATCAAGAAGAGTTGGTGGTGCCACATATCAGGTGCCAATCGAAGTTCGTTCTGTTAGAAAACAGGCACTTAGTATTCGATGGCTGATAGCAGCTGCAAGAGGCAAAAAAGAGAGAACAATGGTTGATCGTCTCTCTGGCGAGCTTATGGACGCTGCTGAAGGCAAAGGTATCGCTTTCAAAAAGAAAGAAGATACACATAAAATGGCAGAAGCAAACAGAGCTTTTGCTCACTTTAGATGGTAA
- the tuf gene encoding elongation factor Tu gives MAKAKFERKKPHVNVGTIGHVDHGKTTLTAAMTTVLSKRGFCEAVDFANIDKAPEERERGITIATSHVEYESEVRHYAHVDCPGHADYVKNMITGAAQMDGAILVVSASDGPMPQTREHILLARQVGVPTIVVFMNKCDMVDDEELLELVELEIRDLLSAYEFPGDDTPIIQGSALKALEGDVAYEEKIIELVQALDDFIPEPERDIDKPFIMPIEDVFSISGRGTVVTGRIERGVVKVSEEIEIVGIKDTVKTVVTGVEMFRKLLDQGEAGDNVGVLLRGIKKDDVERGQVLAKPGSITPHRKFKAEAYILTKEEGGRHTPFFTGYRPQFYFRTTDVTGIITLPEGVEMVMPGDNISCDVELITPIAMDAGLRFAIREGGRTVGAGVVTEISE, from the coding sequence ATGGCCAAGGCAAAATTTGAAAGGAAGAAACCTCACGTAAACGTGGGTACAATCGGTCACGTAGACCATGGTAAAACAACCCTTACAGCCGCAATGACAACAGTTCTTAGTAAGCGCGGTTTTTGTGAGGCAGTGGATTTCGCAAATATCGACAAAGCTCCAGAAGAGCGTGAGCGCGGTATAACCATTGCGACATCTCACGTCGAATACGAATCAGAAGTTCGCCACTACGCACACGTAGACTGTCCGGGTCACGCGGATTATGTAAAAAACATGATCACAGGTGCCGCACAGATGGACGGAGCAATTCTTGTAGTAAGTGCATCTGACGGTCCTATGCCTCAGACACGTGAGCACATCCTTCTTGCACGTCAGGTAGGAGTTCCTACGATAGTAGTCTTCATGAACAAATGTGACATGGTAGACGACGAAGAGCTTCTTGAGCTTGTAGAGCTTGAGATCCGTGATCTTCTCAGTGCTTATGAGTTTCCTGGCGATGATACACCAATCATTCAGGGATCAGCTCTTAAAGCTCTTGAAGGTGATGTAGCTTATGAAGAGAAAATAATAGAGCTTGTCCAGGCACTTGATGATTTCATTCCTGAACCTGAGCGTGACATAGATAAGCCTTTTATTATGCCTATCGAGGATGTATTTTCAATTTCCGGACGTGGTACAGTTGTGACAGGACGTATTGAGCGTGGAGTTGTAAAAGTATCTGAAGAGATTGAGATCGTAGGTATTAAAGATACAGTAAAGACAGTAGTAACCGGAGTTGAGATGTTCCGTAAACTTCTTGATCAGGGTGAGGCTGGAGATAATGTCGGAGTACTTCTCCGTGGTATCAAGAAAGATGACGTAGAGCGTGGTCAGGTGCTTGCTAAGCCAGGTTCCATCACCCCTCACCGTAAGTTTAAAGCAGAAGCTTATATCCTTACTAAAGAGGAAGGCGGCCGCCACACCCCATTTTTCACAGGCTACCGTCCACAGTTCTATTTCAGAACTACAGACGTGACAGGCATCATCACACTTCCTGAGGGAGTAGAGATGGTAATGCCTGGTGACAACATCTCTTGTGATGTGGAGCTTATCACTCCGATTGCAATGGACGCAGGTCTTCGTTTCGCTATCCGTGAGGGTGGTAGAACAGTTGGTGCCGGTGTTGTAACAGAGATATCTGAGTAA
- the rplD gene encoding 50S ribosomal protein L4 — protein sequence MATFDVKNVKNETVGTIDLSDEIMSYPVKSSLMHEVVIMQLANRRAGTHSTLNRAKMKGGRGAKPWRQKGTGRARSGSRKSPIWRGGATCFGPQPRDYSYSMPKKKIKNALKSAIRAKTEAGAVHILDALSVENGKTKEAVEILKNFAADRKVLIVFKELDDKAVCAFRNIPYVDLLDVNGLNVYDVINSRTILVCKDAVERIQEVLV from the coding sequence ATGGCTACTTTTGACGTTAAAAACGTAAAAAACGAAACAGTAGGGACGATTGATCTGAGTGACGAAATTATGTCATATCCTGTAAAATCCTCCCTCATGCACGAAGTTGTAATTATGCAACTCGCAAACAGAAGAGCCGGTACTCATTCTACTCTGAACAGGGCAAAGATGAAGGGCGGTAGAGGTGCAAAACCTTGGAGACAAAAAGGTACAGGTCGCGCAAGATCTGGTTCCAGAAAATCTCCTATCTGGAGAGGCGGAGCTACATGCTTTGGTCCTCAGCCAAGAGACTACTCCTACAGCATGCCTAAGAAAAAGATTAAGAATGCTCTTAAATCCGCTATCAGAGCGAAGACAGAGGCCGGTGCAGTACATATACTCGATGCTCTCAGTGTAGAGAACGGGAAGACTAAAGAAGCAGTTGAAATCCTTAAGAATTTCGCTGCAGACAGAAAGGTACTTATCGTATTTAAGGAGCTTGACGACAAAGCAGTATGTGCTTTCCGCAATATTCCATACGTAGACCTTCTCGATGTTAACGGTCTTAACGTTTATGATGTAATCAACTCCAGAACAATCCTTGTTTGCAAGGATGCAGTTGAACGCATTCAGGAGGTGCTCGTATGA
- the rpsL gene encoding 30S ribosomal protein S12 has protein sequence MPTLNQLVRKGRKKQVEKTKSPALQGNPQRRGVCTRVYTTTPKKPNSALRKVARVRLTSGIEVTAYIPGIGHNLQEHSVVLVRGGRVKDLPGVRYKIVRGALDTEGVKNRKQSRSKYGVKKPK, from the coding sequence TTGCCTACACTTAACCAGTTAGTTAGAAAAGGCAGGAAGAAACAGGTTGAAAAAACCAAGTCGCCCGCCCTTCAGGGGAACCCTCAGAGAAGAGGAGTTTGCACAAGGGTTTACACAACTACACCTAAGAAACCTAACTCGGCTCTTAGAAAAGTTGCAAGGGTAAGACTTACTTCCGGCATAGAAGTAACAGCCTACATTCCAGGTATCGGTCACAATCTTCAGGAGCACTCAGTTGTTCTTGTTAGGGGTGGCAGGGTAAAAGACCTTCCCGGTGTACGTTATAAGATCGTAAGGGGAGCACTTGACACAGAAGGTGTTAAGAACAGAAAGCAGAGCCGTTCCAAATACGGCGTTAAAAAACCTAAGTAA
- the rpsJ gene encoding 30S ribosomal protein S10: MENQKIRIKLKAFDYKILDKAVKDIVSTAKRTGAEVVGPIPLPTRIEKFTVLRSPHVNKKARDQFEVRTHKRLIDIFEHNPQTIDALMKLELSAGVDVEIKL, encoded by the coding sequence ATGGAAAATCAAAAGATAAGAATTAAACTGAAAGCTTTCGATTACAAAATACTGGACAAGGCAGTGAAGGACATAGTCAGCACTGCTAAACGTACAGGTGCAGAGGTTGTTGGACCTATCCCGCTTCCTACCCGTATCGAAAAGTTTACAGTTCTCAGGTCTCCACACGTTAACAAAAAAGCGAGAGATCAGTTTGAAGTAAGGACACACAAGAGGCTCATCGACATCTTTGAGCACAACCCTCAGACTATTGATGCCCTTATGAAACTCGAACTTTCTGCCGGCGTTGACGTAGAAATAAAACTTTAA
- the rplC gene encoding 50S ribosomal protein L3 translates to MAKAIIGKKVGMTQVFNEDGTVVPVTVVLAGPCVVTEVRTEEKDGYSAIQLGFDEIVKETRVNKPMAGYFKKQGVKPMKFLKEFRGEAGEITVGQQVDVNVFEEGDLVDVQGTSIGKGFQGVMKRHGFAGGPKTHGSHFHRAPGSIGMCEFPGETPKGRKMPGRMGGKKVTVQNLSVVKVIPETNLLLVKGAIPGHDDAIVYIKEAVKAKK, encoded by the coding sequence ATGGCAAAAGCAATTATTGGTAAGAAAGTAGGAATGACACAGGTCTTTAATGAAGACGGTACTGTTGTGCCTGTCACCGTCGTGCTTGCGGGCCCCTGTGTTGTTACCGAAGTAAGAACAGAAGAAAAGGACGGGTACTCTGCCATTCAGCTGGGTTTTGATGAAATTGTTAAAGAAACAAGAGTAAACAAACCCATGGCCGGTTATTTCAAAAAGCAGGGCGTTAAGCCTATGAAGTTCCTGAAAGAATTCAGGGGCGAAGCTGGGGAGATAACAGTGGGTCAGCAGGTTGATGTTAATGTCTTCGAGGAAGGCGATCTCGTAGACGTTCAGGGTACCTCAATAGGTAAAGGCTTTCAGGGTGTAATGAAGCGTCACGGCTTTGCTGGTGGACCTAAAACACACGGTTCTCACTTCCATAGAGCTCCTGGTTCTATTGGTATGTGTGAGTTTCCAGGTGAAACCCCTAAAGGCAGAAAGATGCCCGGAAGGATGGGTGGCAAAAAAGTCACTGTACAGAATCTCTCCGTGGTGAAAGTAATCCCAGAAACTAACCTGCTGCTTGTAAAAGGTGCTATCCCAGGCCATGATGATGCAATTGTATACATCAAAGAAGCAGTTAAGGCTAAGAAGTAA
- the fusA gene encoding elongation factor G: MARKVALDMQRNIGIMAHIDAGKTTTTERILFYTGVNYKIGEVHDGNATMDWMEQEQERGITITSATTQCFWKDHRINIIDTPGHVDFTIEVERSLKVLDSACAVFCAVGGVEPQSETVWRQADKYKVPRIAFVNKMDRTGANFFNVVNQLKERLGANPVPIQLPIGAEEKFEGVIDLVEMKAVIWNGEELGASFDVVDIPAEYKEQAEEYRTALIEAVADSDEALMEKYFEGEELTVDEIKAGIRKCVINISFIPVLCGTAFKNKGVQTLLDAVTMYMPSPLDVPAIKGINPDTEQEEERPADDNAPFSALAFKIMTDPYMGQLTYFRVYSGKLEAGSYVVNSTKDKKERVGRLLKMHADKREEIKDIYAGDICATVGLKYTTTGDTLSDPDHRVILESMTFPDPVISVAVEPKSKGDQEKLSQALQKLAQEDPSFRVKVDEETGQTIISGMGELHLEIIVDRMMREFKVEANVGNPQVAYREAITKSVSGEGKYIKQSGGRGQYGHVCLELHPLKPGEGFVFENKIVGGSVPREYIPAIEKGIEESLSNGCLAGYPVEDIKAVLFDGSYHDVDSNEMAFKIAASMAFKDLSKKAGPVILEPIMKVEVVAPDEYTGDVMGDLSSRRGKVEGMDMRGGAQVIKCMVPLKEMFGYATQLRSITQGRATYSMHFDHYTQVPNNVAEEIMKTN; this comes from the coding sequence GTGGCTAGAAAAGTTGCTCTCGATATGCAGAGAAACATTGGTATCATGGCCCACATTGATGCCGGGAAAACTACTACAACTGAAAGGATTCTCTTTTACACTGGTGTAAACTACAAAATCGGTGAAGTGCACGACGGTAATGCAACAATGGACTGGATGGAACAGGAGCAGGAGCGTGGTATCACTATCACATCCGCTACTACTCAGTGTTTCTGGAAAGACCACCGCATTAACATTATCGACACACCGGGACACGTTGACTTTACTATTGAAGTTGAACGTTCCCTTAAAGTGCTCGACAGTGCGTGTGCAGTTTTCTGTGCAGTTGGCGGGGTAGAACCTCAGTCTGAAACTGTATGGAGACAAGCCGATAAATATAAAGTACCGAGAATCGCCTTTGTCAACAAGATGGACAGAACAGGCGCAAATTTCTTTAATGTTGTTAATCAGCTTAAAGAGAGACTCGGTGCAAACCCTGTGCCTATTCAGCTCCCTATCGGCGCTGAAGAAAAGTTCGAGGGTGTTATAGACCTCGTAGAGATGAAGGCTGTCATCTGGAACGGAGAGGAGCTCGGTGCTTCTTTTGACGTTGTTGACATCCCCGCAGAATATAAAGAGCAGGCCGAAGAGTACAGAACTGCACTCATCGAAGCTGTTGCTGATTCTGACGAGGCTCTCATGGAGAAATACTTCGAAGGCGAAGAGCTTACTGTAGACGAGATAAAAGCCGGTATCAGAAAATGTGTTATAAATATTTCCTTCATACCTGTGCTTTGCGGGACAGCCTTTAAAAATAAAGGTGTTCAGACTCTTCTCGATGCTGTTACTATGTATATGCCGTCTCCGCTTGATGTTCCGGCTATCAAAGGTATTAACCCTGATACTGAGCAGGAAGAAGAGAGACCGGCTGATGATAACGCACCGTTTTCAGCTCTTGCTTTTAAAATTATGACAGACCCTTATATGGGACAGCTTACTTACTTCAGAGTTTATTCCGGTAAACTCGAAGCGGGCAGCTATGTCGTAAACTCCACAAAAGACAAGAAAGAACGTGTCGGACGTCTTCTTAAAATGCACGCCGACAAACGTGAAGAGATCAAAGATATCTATGCTGGTGATATTTGCGCCACTGTAGGTCTTAAGTATACAACTACTGGTGATACACTCTCTGATCCTGACCATAGAGTCATACTTGAGTCTATGACCTTCCCTGATCCTGTTATATCCGTAGCAGTTGAGCCTAAGTCAAAAGGCGATCAGGAAAAGCTTTCACAGGCTCTCCAGAAGCTTGCTCAGGAAGACCCGTCTTTCAGAGTTAAAGTCGATGAAGAAACTGGTCAGACAATTATTTCCGGTATGGGTGAGCTTCATCTTGAAATCATCGTTGATAGAATGATGAGAGAATTCAAGGTTGAAGCAAATGTTGGTAATCCTCAGGTTGCTTACCGTGAGGCAATTACTAAGTCTGTGTCCGGTGAAGGAAAATACATTAAGCAGTCTGGTGGTCGTGGTCAGTATGGTCACGTATGTCTGGAACTTCATCCGCTTAAACCAGGTGAAGGGTTTGTATTCGAGAACAAAATCGTTGGTGGTTCTGTTCCTAGAGAGTATATCCCTGCTATTGAGAAAGGTATCGAAGAGTCACTCTCTAACGGCTGTCTTGCAGGTTACCCTGTGGAAGATATCAAGGCTGTTCTGTTTGATGGTTCTTACCACGATGTCGACTCAAACGAGATGGCGTTTAAAATCGCTGCATCTATGGCATTCAAAGATCTGTCCAAAAAGGCAGGGCCCGTTATTCTTGAACCTATCATGAAGGTTGAAGTTGTTGCACCTGATGAATACACAGGTGATGTTATGGGTGACCTTAGCTCCAGAAGGGGTAAGGTTGAAGGGATGGATATGAGAGGCGGCGCTCAAGTCATCAAATGTATGGTTCCGCTTAAGGAGATGTTCGGTTATGCAACTCAGCTGAGGTCTATTACACAGGGTAGAGCTACTTACTCTATGCATTTCGACCACTACACTCAGGTGCCTAACAACGTCGCCGAAGAAATAATGAAAACTAACTAA
- the rpoC gene encoding DNA-directed RNA polymerase subunit beta': MDRVSTLDKKKSQFFDAIRIKIASPEKILSWSSGEVTKPETINYRTFKPERDGLFCAKIFGPVKDWECLCGKYKRMKHRGIVCEKCGVEVIQSKVRRERMGHIDLASPVCHIWFFKGTPSRIGSILDLSIKDIERIIYFESYIVTDPKNTPLKERELLTEDRYRKLVEELGIGSFEAKIGAEAIKDLLKKVDLDLLLIELKEELRDTTSMQKKLKLAKRLRVVEAFRKSGNKPEWMILDVLPVIPPELRPLVPLDGGRFATSDLNDLYRRVINRNNRLKKLMELNAPEIIIRNEKRMLQEAVDALFDNGRRGRVIRSSNKRPLKSLSDMIKGKQGRFRQNLLGKRVDYSGRSVIVAGPTLNMHQCGIPKIMALELFKPFLYYKLEKERGIASTIKQAKKMVEEQRPEVWDVLEEVIKEHPVMLNRAPTLHRLGIQAFEPVLIEGKAIRLHPLVCPAFNADFDGDQMAVHVPLSYEAQLEARTLMLASYNILSPAHGKPLAVPTQDMVLGIYYLTREMRNAIGAGKTFSSTNEVMIALDHGKVDMHAEIKVRINGKYYDTIPGRIILYSIVPEGIEFDVVNKLFGKKDLVTLVDTVYKRLGNYHTVNFLDALKNLGFSYAAKAGYSICIDDLIIPAEKQDLIDQANTKVREIDEHYREGALTSGERYNQIIDTWSTTNDTITDKLMKTIQNIGGDKSKTEKRERFYNPIYVMAHSGARGSKAQISQLAGMRGLMAKPSGEIIETPIISNFREGLTVLQYFISTHGARKGLADTALKTANSGYLTRRLVDVAQDVIISIDDCQTIKGIEISALMEGSEIVESLGERIYGRYTLEDIYDTVTDDLIVEGNSLITGDIVKKIERAGIDRVKVRSVLTCEAKHGACKYCYGLDLATRREVETGEAVGIIAAQSIGEPGTQLTMRTFHIGGAASSSAEQSSLNAKIGGRIATEEMKIVDNRYGEPTVLNRNGLLKIIDPEGRVLEKYNIAYGTKLHAKEGDLVKQGALIAEWDPYAAVIMTEFKGRVAFGDIVEGETLKEDIDSITGLSQKVIISNTRGRKQPRVSIKDENNKTVQRYILPVGANIMVEENDEILPGDIVAKIPRDTQKTKDITVGLPRVAELFEARKPKDPAVIAEIDGIVTIENTARGLRKLTITNEETGVKKSYNISVQRYINVHEGDRVKAGEALIDGLINPHDILAVLGEEALERYLVDEIQEVYRKQGVHINDKHIEVIARQMLKKIIVEDPGDSNFMPNEEVYKAEFVKVYQETLDKGLRPPQGRSILQGITKAALNTQSFISAASFQETTRVLTDAACSGKLDELRGLKENVIMGKLIPAGTGSKHICNTKYKFLRPNPEAETSASGEVK, translated from the coding sequence ATGGATAGAGTGAGTACCTTGGACAAGAAGAAGTCACAGTTTTTTGATGCTATTCGTATTAAAATAGCATCCCCTGAGAAGATCCTTTCATGGTCTTCAGGTGAAGTGACAAAACCTGAAACTATTAACTACCGTACATTCAAGCCTGAAAGAGATGGTTTGTTCTGTGCGAAAATCTTCGGACCAGTTAAAGACTGGGAGTGTCTCTGCGGTAAGTATAAACGTATGAAACACAGAGGCATCGTATGCGAAAAGTGCGGTGTTGAGGTTATCCAGTCGAAGGTGAGACGTGAGAGGATGGGGCATATCGACCTCGCTTCTCCTGTATGTCACATCTGGTTCTTTAAAGGGACACCCAGCCGTATAGGCTCCATACTTGACCTTTCTATAAAAGATATAGAGAGAATCATCTACTTCGAGTCATACATCGTTACTGATCCTAAAAATACTCCGCTGAAAGAGCGTGAGCTGCTGACTGAAGACAGATACCGTAAACTTGTAGAAGAGCTGGGTATCGGATCTTTTGAAGCTAAAATCGGTGCTGAGGCTATCAAAGACCTCCTTAAAAAAGTCGATCTCGACCTTCTGCTCATAGAGCTGAAAGAGGAGCTCCGTGATACCACAAGTATGCAGAAAAAGCTCAAGCTTGCTAAAAGGCTGAGAGTTGTTGAGGCGTTCCGTAAATCCGGCAACAAACCGGAGTGGATGATACTTGATGTTCTGCCGGTTATTCCGCCGGAACTTCGCCCGCTTGTTCCTCTGGACGGCGGACGCTTTGCAACATCCGACCTTAACGACCTTTACAGAAGGGTTATCAACAGAAATAACAGATTGAAAAAGCTCATGGAACTTAACGCTCCTGAGATTATTATAAGAAATGAGAAACGTATGCTTCAGGAAGCTGTCGATGCACTGTTTGACAACGGTCGTCGTGGTCGGGTGATTCGCAGCTCTAACAAGCGCCCTCTTAAATCCCTTTCAGATATGATCAAAGGTAAGCAGGGTCGTTTCCGTCAAAACCTTCTTGGTAAGAGGGTTGACTATTCAGGACGTTCCGTTATTGTTGCGGGACCTACCCTGAACATGCACCAGTGCGGTATTCCTAAAATAATGGCGCTGGAGCTTTTCAAACCTTTCCTCTACTACAAGCTTGAAAAAGAGAGAGGCATTGCCTCCACAATTAAACAAGCTAAAAAGATGGTTGAGGAGCAGAGACCAGAAGTATGGGACGTGCTGGAAGAGGTTATTAAGGAACATCCTGTAATGCTCAATCGTGCCCCCACACTGCACAGGCTCGGTATTCAGGCATTTGAGCCTGTACTTATAGAAGGTAAAGCTATCCGTCTTCACCCCCTCGTTTGTCCTGCGTTTAACGCTGACTTTGACGGTGACCAGATGGCTGTACACGTACCGCTTTCTTATGAAGCACAGCTTGAAGCACGTACGTTGATGCTTGCTTCCTACAACATTTTGTCCCCTGCGCACGGTAAACCGCTTGCAGTTCCTACGCAGGATATGGTTCTCGGTATATATTATCTCACACGTGAGATGAGAAATGCTATCGGTGCAGGGAAAACTTTCTCCAGCACAAACGAAGTTATGATCGCACTGGATCATGGCAAAGTTGATATGCATGCTGAGATCAAAGTACGTATAAACGGTAAATACTATGACACAATTCCCGGCAGGATAATACTTTACTCTATTGTTCCTGAAGGGATTGAATTTGATGTTGTGAATAAGCTGTTTGGCAAAAAAGATCTCGTGACACTTGTAGACACTGTTTACAAGCGTCTCGGCAACTACCATACAGTAAACTTCCTTGATGCACTCAAAAACCTTGGTTTCAGCTATGCTGCTAAAGCCGGTTACTCCATATGTATTGATGACCTTATCATCCCTGCTGAGAAGCAGGATCTTATTGATCAGGCAAATACAAAAGTGCGCGAGATTGACGAACACTACCGTGAAGGTGCACTTACATCAGGTGAGCGTTACAACCAGATCATTGACACATGGTCTACTACCAACGACACTATTACAGACAAGCTGATGAAAACTATCCAGAACATCGGTGGTGACAAGTCTAAAACTGAAAAGCGTGAACGCTTTTATAACCCTATATACGTTATGGCGCACTCAGGTGCGAGGGGTTCTAAGGCGCAGATTTCACAGCTTGCAGGGATGAGGGGGCTGATGGCCAAGCCGTCTGGTGAGATCATTGAGACACCTATTATATCTAATTTCCGTGAAGGGCTGACAGTACTTCAGTATTTCATCTCTACTCACGGTGCTCGTAAAGGTCTTGCGGATACAGCCCTTAAGACAGCGAACTCAGGTTATCTTACAAGAAGACTTGTTGACGTTGCTCAGGATGTTATCATATCAATTGACGACTGTCAGACCATTAAAGGTATCGAAATATCTGCCCTTATGGAAGGTTCTGAAATAGTTGAGTCACTTGGCGAGCGTATTTACGGACGTTACACACTTGAAGACATTTATGATACTGTGACAGATGATCTTATCGTAGAAGGTAACTCACTTATCACAGGTGATATCGTTAAAAAGATAGAAAGAGCTGGTATCGACAGAGTGAAGGTTCGCTCCGTTCTTACCTGTGAGGCAAAACATGGCGCATGTAAATATTGCTATGGGCTTGATCTCGCAACCCGCAGGGAAGTAGAAACAGGTGAAGCTGTGGGTATTATAGCAGCCCAGTCCATCGGTGAACCTGGTACACAGCTTACTATGAGAACTTTCCACATTGGTGGTGCTGCGTCATCATCTGCTGAGCAGTCCAGCCTTAACGCTAAGATAGGTGGCCGTATTGCTACTGAAGAGATGAAGATTGTTGACAACAGATATGGAGAGCCGACTGTACTTAATAGAAATGGTTTACTTAAAATCATAGACCCCGAAGGGCGTGTTCTTGAGAAGTATAACATCGCTTATGGTACAAAACTTCATGCAAAAGAGGGCGATCTTGTTAAGCAGGGCGCACTTATAGCTGAGTGGGATCCTTATGCTGCTGTAATTATGACAGAGTTCAAAGGTCGTGTTGCATTCGGCGATATTGTTGAAGGGGAAACTCTTAAAGAAGATATCGACTCCATCACAGGTCTGTCTCAGAAAGTAATTATCAGTAACACAAGGGGACGTAAGCAACCTCGTGTTTCTATTAAGGATGAGAATAATAAAACTGTTCAGCGATACATCCTCCCCGTTGGTGCGAACATTATGGTTGAGGAGAATGACGAGATCCTGCCTGGTGATATAGTGGCTAAAATACCTCGTGATACTCAGAAGACTAAAGATATTACAGTTGGTCTTCCTAGGGTAGCAGAGCTTTTTGAAGCAAGAAAACCTAAAGATCCTGCGGTTATCGCGGAGATCGACGGTATTGTGACTATAGAAAATACAGCAAGAGGTCTCAGGAAACTGACCATCACGAACGAAGAAACGGGTGTTAAAAAGAGTTATAATATTTCTGTACAGAGATACATCAATGTACACGAAGGTGACAGGGTGAAAGCTGGTGAGGCGCTCATAGATGGTCTTATCAACCCTCACGATATCCTTGCTGTACTCGGTGAAGAAGCTCTGGAAAGATACCTCGTGGATGAAATTCAGGAAGTTTATCGTAAGCAGGGTGTGCATATTAACGACAAACACATTGAAGTAATTGCACGTCAGATGCTTAAGAAAATCATCGTTGAAGATCCGGGTGACTCTAACTTTATGCCTAACGAAGAAGTCTACAAGGCTGAATTCGTTAAGGTTTATCAGGAGACACTTGATAAAGGTCTCAGACCTCCTCAAGGTAGATCTATTCTTCAGGGGATTACAAAAGCTGCTCTTAACACACAGAGTTTTATCTCTGCTGCTTCATTCCAGGAGACAACAAGAGTGCTCACGGATGCGGCTTGTTCAGGTAAGCTTGATGAACTGAGAGGACTTAAAGAGAATGTTATTATGGGTAAACTGATACCTGCCGGTACAGGTTCTAAACACATATGTAACACTAAATACAAGTTTCTCAGACCAAATCCGGAAGCAGAGACATCTGCATCTGGTGAAGTAAAATAA